The following are encoded in a window of Congzhengia minquanensis genomic DNA:
- a CDS encoding DUF58 domain-containing protein — protein MKMILSAACALLLFYIQRYIYKRIWKKNLGVTVSFVTPFAVEGENSALSEVIENKKAFPVPVLRVKFSFARGLSLTGGENVTRSDKVYKNDIFSVMPYMRITRTHEFLCEKRGFYTIDSVSLTSSDLLMSAKFTDVRPNGGQCAEFSVYPARADVARLLPVFSKIMGQREAKAQQPDPFAFRGIRDYAPFDPMRDINWKATAKTGDLKVNIHASTRAGEVRLALDLEPDSDWADNGVREEEIRIAATLASLFVQKGAEISLASNGRDIVTQASANMKSGCGPGHLTAMKEALARIDLEKGCAPFQETAQRLLDNGGEKQETVLITGAKGTAKAALYEQLARPGGLHIIFVVRPDAGALPEIREANVTRWEVHY, from the coding sequence ATGAAAATGATACTGTCTGCGGCCTGCGCCCTGCTGTTATTCTACATTCAAAGGTACATTTATAAACGCATTTGGAAGAAAAATCTCGGCGTCACAGTTTCGTTTGTGACGCCTTTTGCCGTTGAAGGCGAAAACAGCGCCCTCAGCGAAGTGATTGAAAATAAAAAGGCCTTTCCTGTGCCCGTGTTAAGGGTGAAGTTTTCTTTTGCCCGGGGGCTTTCGCTCACCGGCGGCGAAAATGTAACCCGGTCGGACAAGGTTTATAAAAACGATATTTTTTCCGTCATGCCCTACATGCGCATTACCAGAACCCACGAGTTTTTGTGCGAAAAGCGGGGGTTTTACACCATTGACAGCGTAAGCCTCACGTCGTCTGACCTTTTAATGTCTGCCAAATTCACAGACGTGCGCCCAAACGGAGGGCAGTGCGCTGAATTTTCTGTTTATCCCGCCCGGGCGGACGTGGCGCGGCTGCTGCCTGTTTTTTCAAAAATTATGGGCCAGAGAGAGGCGAAGGCGCAGCAGCCAGACCCCTTTGCGTTTCGCGGAATCCGCGACTATGCACCGTTTGATCCCATGCGGGATATTAACTGGAAAGCCACCGCCAAAACGGGAGATTTGAAGGTGAATATTCACGCAAGCACCCGCGCCGGGGAGGTGCGGCTGGCCCTTGATTTAGAGCCGGACTCCGACTGGGCGGACAATGGGGTGCGGGAGGAAGAAATCCGCATTGCGGCCACCCTTGCCTCCCTGTTTGTGCAAAAGGGGGCGGAGATTTCGCTTGCCTCCAACGGGCGTGACATTGTCACACAGGCTTCGGCAAACATGAAAAGCGGCTGTGGCCCGGGACATTTAACGGCCATGAAAGAGGCGCTGGCCCGCATCGATTTGGAAAAGGGCTGCGCGCCGTTTCAGGAGACGGCACAGCGCCTTTTAGACAACGGCGGCGAAAAACAAGAAACGGTTTTAATCACCGGTGCAAAGGGAACGGCTAAGGCCGCCCTTTATGAGCAGCTTGCCCGGCCTGGCGGCCTGCATATCATTTTTGTTGTGCGGCCTGATGCAGGGGCGTTGCCGGAAATCCGCGAAGCGAACGTAACGCGGTGGGAGGTGCACTATTAA
- a CDS encoding AAA family ATPase — MDLKSAQERIKSAADNISKVVVGKEDVILKILSALCAGGHVLLEDVPGAGKTVLAKSLAKSFGAAFSRIQFTPNLLPSDVTGLSIYNRKTEEFVFSPGPVFCNILLADEINRATPRTQSGLLECMEERQVTTDGVVRRLEEPFFVIATQNPVETAGTFPLPEAQLDRFLMKLSLGYPSKEEELAIMERFMSASPLDGLEPVVSVSELVEIQAAAKQVFVHPAVLDYIAELSARTRRLTSLCTGISPRAVLGLLGCVRGYALCRGREFVTPDDVKELAPACLCHRLIVTADTSAEHIIGDVLEAVPVPTEEWGVA, encoded by the coding sequence ATGGATTTAAAATCAGCGCAGGAGCGCATAAAAAGCGCTGCGGACAATATTTCTAAGGTTGTGGTGGGAAAAGAGGACGTAATTTTAAAAATCCTTTCAGCCCTGTGCGCCGGCGGGCATGTGCTCTTAGAGGACGTGCCGGGAGCGGGCAAAACCGTGCTGGCAAAGTCTTTGGCAAAATCCTTTGGGGCGGCGTTCTCACGAATTCAGTTCACCCCGAATCTTTTGCCCTCCGACGTAACTGGCTTAAGCATTTATAACCGGAAAACCGAAGAATTTGTGTTTTCCCCCGGTCCGGTGTTTTGCAACATTTTGCTGGCGGACGAAATTAACCGCGCTACGCCGCGGACACAGTCCGGCCTGTTAGAGTGCATGGAGGAACGGCAGGTTACCACCGATGGGGTTGTGCGCCGGCTGGAGGAGCCGTTTTTCGTTATTGCCACCCAAAATCCGGTGGAAACGGCGGGCACATTTCCCCTGCCAGAGGCCCAGCTTGACCGTTTTTTGATGAAACTCAGCCTGGGCTATCCCTCAAAAGAGGAGGAGCTTGCCATTATGGAACGGTTTATGTCGGCCTCGCCGTTAGACGGGCTGGAGCCGGTGGTTTCCGTTTCGGAACTGGTAGAAATTCAGGCCGCGGCAAAGCAGGTGTTTGTGCACCCGGCTGTTTTAGATTATATTGCAGAGCTTTCGGCCCGCACCCGCCGGCTCACAAGCTTGTGCACCGGCATCAGCCCCCGGGCGGTATTGGGGCTGCTTGGCTGTGTGCGGGGCTATGCGCTGTGCCGGGGACGGGAGTTTGTAACGCCGGATGACGTGAAGGAATTGGCCCCGGCATGCCTGTGTCACAGGCTGATTGTAACGGCTGACACGTCGGCGGAGCATATCATTGGCGATGTGCTGGAGGCCGTGCCCGTGCCCACGGAGGAGTGGGGCGTGGCATGA